Proteins found in one Anoplolepis gracilipes chromosome 7, ASM4749672v1, whole genome shotgun sequence genomic segment:
- the Alpha-phers gene encoding phenylalanine--tRNA ligase alpha subunit isoform X1, protein MAKQLTDKILEYLDSHDETNSLNLADKFQEDHQKIIGAIKSLETIDNLITVKPISKKKWELTAEGQHITEHGSHEAVVYNAVPNNGISQAELMKSVPYAKVGFSKAMVAGWIELDKTGGIPIVRKKVPSIVDTIQIHLKDIANIPENVKTEYKKRKLLQDIVTKIMHLEKGPNFSTKIEKLEADLTSDLLVNGTWKNKNFKPYNFDALGAALQVGHLHPLLKVRQEFRKIFLEMGFTEMPTNNYVESSFWNFDALFQPQQHPARDAHDTFFVSEPRITTKFPMDYLERVKTVHSKGGYGSQGYGYDWKLEEAQKNLLRTHTTAVTARMLYKLMQEGEFKPVKYFSIDRVFRNETLDATHLAEFHQIEGVVANYGLSLGDLIGTLYEFFKKLGITQLQFKPAYNPYTEPSMEIFCFHNGLEKWIEIGNSGMFRPELLLPLNLPPDVNVLGWGLSLERPTMIKYGLNNIRDLVGPKVDMEMVHNNPICRLEKTSRHMMRLQRETQEKKSIKATQLNQEETNIKQAAKYPSEKPKFSDQQFVIFCDPNYPIYFIEPLLRLVKPYLNISVSTYVHSTVTNFPNELAGFCSDFSNMNVHANMSLILIWKTIGIDPIVVLPGMRRIQGIVNVARYLNRLIELSNVNVLKYEGDGPLYANKIDTYLDKIHCILHGITNTMSQKIHKKSRYVMGEDISVVDLILESIDKYKIRTN, encoded by the exons ATGGCAAAACAGCTGACAgacaaaattttagaatatctaGACAGCCATGATGAAACGAATTCATTGAATTTAGCGGACAAATTTCAAGAGGATCATCAAAAGATCATAGGAGCTATCAAGAGCCTTGAAACAATCGACAac TTGATCACAGTTAAACCAATCTCTAAAAAGAAATGGGAGCTGACAGCTGAAGGACAACATATAACAGAACATGGCAGTCACGAAGCAGTCGTTTACAATGCTGTTCCTAATAACGGAATATCTCAAGCAGAGCTTATGAAATCTGTTCCTTATGCCAAAGTAGGTTTTTCCAAAGCAATGGTTGCTGGATGGATCGAGCTTGATAAAACTGGAGGCATTCCTATTGTACGCAAAAAAGTTCCATCTATTGTAGATACCatacaaatacatttaaagGATATTGCAAATATCCCAGAGAATGTTAAAACTgagtataaaaagagaaaacttttGCAAGATAT AGTAACTAAAATTATGCACCTGGAAAAAGGGCCAAACTTTTCtacgaaaatagaaaaattagaagCAGATTTAACATCAGATTTATTAGTAAATGGtacttggaaaaataaaaatttcaaaccgTACAATTTTGACGCGCTCGGTGCAGCGCTTCAAGTTGGGCATTTGCATCCATTGTTAAAAGTTCGTCAAGaattcagaaaaatttttctggaAATGGG ctTTACAGAGATGCCgacaaataattatgtagaaaGTTCTTTCTGGAATTTTGATGCTTTGTTCCAGCCGCAGCAACATCCTGCTCGTGATGCACATGATACCTTTTTTGTCTCTG AACCACGTATTACTACAAAATTCCCCATGGATTATCTCGAACGTGTGAAAACTGTTCATAGCAAAGGAGGATATGGATCTCAAGGTTATGGATATGATTGGAAATTGGAAGAGGCGCAGAAAAATTTGCTGCGCACTCACACAACAGCTGTTACTGCACGGatgttatataaacttatGCAGGAG gGAGAGTTTAAGCCAGTGAAATACTTCAGTATTGATAGAGTATTTCGCAATGAGACTTTAGATGCAACGCATCTTGCAGAGTTTCATCAAATTGAAGGTGTTGTTGCAAATTATGGGCTTTCACTCGGTGATCTTATTGGtactttatatgaatttttcaaaaagctTGGCATCACTCAGCTTCAATTCAAGCCTGCATATAATCCGTATACTGAACCAAGTATGGAAATATTCTGTTTTCACAATGGCTTGGAGAAATGGATAGAGATTGGTAACAGTGGCATGTTTAGGCCTGAATTGTTATTGCCACTGAATTTACCCCCTGATGTAAATGTTCTCGGATGGGGTTTGTCATTAGAAag accAACAATGATTAAATATGGTTTGAACAATATACGTGATCTTGTTGGACCAAAGGTGGACATGGAAATGGTTCACAACAATCCCATATGTCGATTAGAGAA AACCAGTCGTCACATGATGCGTTTACAACGGGAAACGCAAGAAAAAAAGTCAATTAAAGCCACTCAGTTAAATCaagaagaaacaaatattaagcAAGCGGCAAAATATCCCTCAGAAAAACCAAAGTTTTCTGATCaacaatttgttattttttgcgATCCGAATTATCCAATTTATTTCATCGAGCCTTTATTACGACTCGTAAAAccatatttgaatatttccgTGTCAACATATGTTCATTCTACAGTGACGAATTTTCCTAACGAGCTTGCTGGATTCTGTTCAGATTTTTCAAACATGAACGTACACGCAAATATgtctttaattttgatttggAAAACTATCGGAATTGATCCTATTGTGGTATTACCAGGGATGCGTAGAATTCAAGGGATAGTAAATGTGGCAAGATATTTAAATCGTTTAATTGAACTGAGCaatgtaaatgtattaaaatatgaaggAGATGGGCCACTTTACGCGAATAAGATAGATacttatttagataaaatacatTGCATTTTGCATGGTATCACAAATACCATGTCACAGAAAATTCATAAGAAATCACGTTATGTGATGGGTGAGGATATCTCTGTAGTTGATCTTATCCTCGAATCCATTGAcaagtataaaataagaacgaactaa
- the Alpha-phers gene encoding phenylalanine--tRNA ligase alpha subunit isoform X2, which yields MAKQLTDKILEYLDSHDETNSLNLADKFQEDHQKIIGAIKSLETIDNLITVKPISKKKWELTAEGQHITEHGSHEAVVYNAVPNNGISQAELMKSVPYAKVGFSKAMVAGWIELDKTGGIPIVRKKVPSIVDTIQIHLKDIANIPENVKTEYKKRKLLQDIVTKIMHLEKGPNFSTKIEKLEADLTSDLLVNGTWKNKNFKPYNFDALGAALQVGHLHPLLKVRQEFRKIFLEMGFTEMPTNNYVESSFWNFDALFQPQQHPARDAHDTFFVSEPRITTKFPMDYLERVKTVHSKGGYGSQGYGYDWKLEEAQKNLLRTHTTAVTARMLYKLMQEGEFKPVKYFSIDRVFRNETLDATHLAEFHQIEGVVANYGLSLGDLIGTLYEFFKKLGITQLQFKPAYNPYTEPSMEIFCFHNGLEKWIEIGNSGMFRPELLLPLNLPPDVNVLGWGLSLERPTMIKYGLNNIRDLVGPKVDMEMVHNNPICRLEK from the exons ATGGCAAAACAGCTGACAgacaaaattttagaatatctaGACAGCCATGATGAAACGAATTCATTGAATTTAGCGGACAAATTTCAAGAGGATCATCAAAAGATCATAGGAGCTATCAAGAGCCTTGAAACAATCGACAac TTGATCACAGTTAAACCAATCTCTAAAAAGAAATGGGAGCTGACAGCTGAAGGACAACATATAACAGAACATGGCAGTCACGAAGCAGTCGTTTACAATGCTGTTCCTAATAACGGAATATCTCAAGCAGAGCTTATGAAATCTGTTCCTTATGCCAAAGTAGGTTTTTCCAAAGCAATGGTTGCTGGATGGATCGAGCTTGATAAAACTGGAGGCATTCCTATTGTACGCAAAAAAGTTCCATCTATTGTAGATACCatacaaatacatttaaagGATATTGCAAATATCCCAGAGAATGTTAAAACTgagtataaaaagagaaaacttttGCAAGATAT AGTAACTAAAATTATGCACCTGGAAAAAGGGCCAAACTTTTCtacgaaaatagaaaaattagaagCAGATTTAACATCAGATTTATTAGTAAATGGtacttggaaaaataaaaatttcaaaccgTACAATTTTGACGCGCTCGGTGCAGCGCTTCAAGTTGGGCATTTGCATCCATTGTTAAAAGTTCGTCAAGaattcagaaaaatttttctggaAATGGG ctTTACAGAGATGCCgacaaataattatgtagaaaGTTCTTTCTGGAATTTTGATGCTTTGTTCCAGCCGCAGCAACATCCTGCTCGTGATGCACATGATACCTTTTTTGTCTCTG AACCACGTATTACTACAAAATTCCCCATGGATTATCTCGAACGTGTGAAAACTGTTCATAGCAAAGGAGGATATGGATCTCAAGGTTATGGATATGATTGGAAATTGGAAGAGGCGCAGAAAAATTTGCTGCGCACTCACACAACAGCTGTTACTGCACGGatgttatataaacttatGCAGGAG gGAGAGTTTAAGCCAGTGAAATACTTCAGTATTGATAGAGTATTTCGCAATGAGACTTTAGATGCAACGCATCTTGCAGAGTTTCATCAAATTGAAGGTGTTGTTGCAAATTATGGGCTTTCACTCGGTGATCTTATTGGtactttatatgaatttttcaaaaagctTGGCATCACTCAGCTTCAATTCAAGCCTGCATATAATCCGTATACTGAACCAAGTATGGAAATATTCTGTTTTCACAATGGCTTGGAGAAATGGATAGAGATTGGTAACAGTGGCATGTTTAGGCCTGAATTGTTATTGCCACTGAATTTACCCCCTGATGTAAATGTTCTCGGATGGGGTTTGTCATTAGAAag accAACAATGATTAAATATGGTTTGAACAATATACGTGATCTTGTTGGACCAAAGGTGGACATGGAAATGGTTCACAACAATCCCATATGTCGATTAGAGAAGTAA